From the Streptomyces nigrescens genome, one window contains:
- a CDS encoding lamin tail domain-containing protein has translation MSDKSGHGYRFGNFLLNGYSQVCVHTGIGHDNRRDVYQDRRAHVWDNTADTATLRNDHRRVVDAGSWGRRGHSPALSRSVSCAAHRPTTVRRRPAPAAHRCDPLEREGPERVLYPRCWAP, from the coding sequence TTGTCCGACAAGTCCGGCCACGGCTACCGCTTCGGCAACTTCCTCCTGAACGGCTACAGTCAGGTCTGTGTCCACACCGGCATCGGCCACGACAACCGCCGGGACGTCTACCAGGACCGCCGCGCCCACGTCTGGGACAACACCGCAGACACTGCCACCCTGCGCAATGACCACCGCCGCGTCGTCGATGCCGGAAGTTGGGGTCGCCGTGGTCACTCACCGGCCCTGAGCCGGTCGGTGAGCTGTGCCGCTCACCGGCCCACCACGGTGCGCCGCAGGCCCGCACCTGCGGCGCACCGCTGCGACCCGCTCGAGAGGGAAGGACCTGAACGCGTCCTCTATCCACG
- a CDS encoding transposase family protein — protein MSGVLRAEPLWVETSTGLRMRQFERLLKVVRERGGNGPGGGRPWCLPLAERVLLVAVYYRTNLTMRQLAPLFGCSSATVCRVIQRLSPLLALEPARRPTDAAERLWIVDGTLIPVRDRSVGASSRNYRFSANVQVIIDADTRLVIAVARPVPGNRADARVWRESGLAEYAAGVTVLGDGAYINTGLVVLHRKRPGRPLLPGEEADNAEHRRVRARVEHTFARMKHYKILRDCRQHGNSLHHAVQAVAHMQNLALAA, from the coding sequence ATGAGCGGGGTGTTGAGGGCTGAGCCGCTGTGGGTGGAGACGTCCACGGGTCTGCGGATGCGGCAGTTCGAGCGGTTGTTGAAGGTAGTGCGGGAACGGGGCGGGAACGGGCCTGGTGGTGGCCGACCGTGGTGCCTGCCGTTGGCTGAGCGGGTGCTGCTGGTGGCCGTCTACTACCGCACGAACCTCACGATGCGGCAGCTTGCGCCGCTGTTCGGCTGCTCATCGGCGACCGTGTGTCGGGTCATCCAGCGGCTGAGTCCTCTCCTTGCCCTTGAGCCGGCAAGGCGTCCCACTGACGCGGCGGAACGACTGTGGATCGTGGATGGCACGTTGATCCCGGTCCGGGACCGGAGCGTCGGTGCTTCCTCCCGCAACTACCGGTTCTCGGCGAACGTGCAGGTCATCATCGATGCGGACACGAGGCTGGTGATCGCCGTCGCCAGGCCCGTGCCGGGCAACAGGGCCGACGCCCGTGTGTGGCGGGAGTCCGGCCTGGCCGAGTACGCCGCGGGCGTGACCGTGCTCGGCGACGGCGCGTACATCAATACCGGCCTCGTCGTCCTGCACCGCAAACGCCCTGGCCGGCCACTGCTACCCGGCGAGGAAGCCGACAATGCCGAGCACCGGCGCGTGAGAGCCCGCGTGGAGCACACGTTCGCCCGCATGAAGCACTACAAAATCCTCCGCGACTGCCGGCAACACGGGAACAGCCTCCACCACGCGGTCCAGGCCGTCGCCCACATGCAAAACCTCGCCCTGGCCGCCTGA